Proteins from a genomic interval of Paenibacillus sp. FSL R5-0623:
- a CDS encoding helix-turn-helix domain-containing protein: MKTFYCDLEITLDVIGGKWRPLILYYLLKGPKRTGELKRLMPTISQKMLVQSLRELEGDNLVIRKMYNQVPPKVEYSISEMGMSLEPTLRALCEWGKNYAEKTLSKDEYQRINVE, from the coding sequence TTGAAAACTTTTTATTGTGATCTGGAAATTACCTTGGATGTCATTGGCGGAAAGTGGAGACCTCTTATTCTGTATTACTTATTAAAAGGTCCTAAACGGACCGGTGAATTGAAAAGGCTCATGCCAACCATTTCTCAGAAAATGTTAGTCCAGTCATTACGGGAGTTGGAGGGTGATAATCTGGTTATAAGAAAAATGTACAATCAGGTACCACCAAAAGTGGAATATTCAATATCAGAAATGGGTATGTCACTTGAACCCACTCTGCGAGCTCTTTGTGAATGGGGTAAGAATTATGCAGAGAAGACATTGAGCAAGGATGAATATCAGAGAATAAATGTAGAATAG
- a CDS encoding HAMP domain-containing methyl-accepting chemotaxis protein: MIGFFRKRLVVRIVAVVTLVITIIAVGSMLLQVANMKLAAQEAISSYNIQIAQSYVNQLDTASYAEFAKDPKENDEFLKIRDELDDFRVSIGAMYVYFVKIDDKGTPLIMVDGMKDADKASPINEVTDVPQEAVQKLLQGQTASSSIINNEEYGDYISSYAPMLDSNGAVTGVIGIDTAVSVIGSIESDIMKSSIPFYALLLLITLIGIAVVTWFIVRGLRPLQPLKASVEKMAQGELAEANRILTSYRLRSQDEIGTTYQAMIHMSGNLNKIVSNMVEGVAVTTDILSESTKEFNRSTEEMLEMGKTVDQSVEQIRQGAHTQKQGASDSVNAMEEIAKGITDISESSMIVSDAATSALSTAESGKQSMTLMKTQMESISNVSSEVVAMVQVLNNYSQEIGGALHTVRDFASQTKLLALNASIEAAHAGEHGKGFAVVADEVRKLAEASSTSMERISDLLLRIQQESQQIGSQMGVTATEIGQGVTITAEAEQAFAHVVDAFQLVTRRIQEVSAAAEEISAGSEEAAASVNTISQISAGVSDHSDEIYRLMREQSAMFNRVAQTSTMLEQQTNEMSEAVRKVKV, translated from the coding sequence ATGATTGGTTTTTTTAGAAAACGTTTGGTTGTGCGTATTGTTGCAGTAGTCACACTGGTCATTACGATTATAGCCGTGGGAAGCATGCTGTTACAGGTGGCCAATATGAAACTAGCTGCGCAGGAGGCCATTTCGAGTTACAACATCCAGATTGCTCAGAGTTATGTGAATCAGCTGGATACAGCATCTTATGCTGAGTTTGCCAAGGACCCCAAGGAGAATGACGAATTCTTGAAGATTCGTGATGAACTGGATGACTTTCGCGTAAGCATTGGTGCAATGTATGTGTATTTCGTCAAAATAGATGACAAAGGTACGCCACTTATTATGGTGGACGGCATGAAGGATGCAGATAAAGCCTCACCGATTAATGAAGTTACGGATGTCCCTCAGGAGGCTGTTCAGAAGCTGTTGCAGGGGCAAACAGCCAGTTCTTCAATTATTAACAATGAGGAGTACGGCGACTATATTTCCTCTTACGCTCCCATGCTGGATAGTAATGGCGCTGTAACAGGTGTAATTGGTATCGATACGGCGGTATCGGTGATCGGAAGCATTGAATCGGATATTATGAAATCGAGTATTCCCTTCTATGCTTTACTGCTACTAATTACACTTATAGGCATTGCTGTTGTCACGTGGTTTATCGTAAGAGGACTGCGGCCACTTCAACCGCTGAAGGCGAGTGTGGAAAAAATGGCACAGGGTGAGCTTGCAGAAGCTAATCGAATTCTGACGTCGTATCGTTTGCGCAGCCAAGATGAGATTGGAACAACATATCAAGCGATGATACATATGTCCGGGAACTTGAATAAAATTGTGAGTAACATGGTTGAAGGCGTAGCAGTAACCACAGATATTTTATCGGAATCAACGAAGGAATTTAATCGCAGTACCGAAGAGATGCTTGAGATGGGCAAGACGGTTGATCAATCTGTCGAACAGATTAGGCAAGGGGCACATACGCAGAAGCAGGGTGCAAGCGATAGTGTGAATGCGATGGAAGAGATTGCAAAAGGCATAACGGATATTTCCGAATCCTCGATGATTGTATCGGATGCAGCAACAAGTGCGCTTTCTACGGCGGAGTCCGGTAAACAGAGCATGACACTGATGAAAACACAGATGGAGAGCATCTCAAATGTCTCAAGTGAGGTTGTAGCGATGGTCCAGGTGCTGAACAATTACTCCCAGGAAATTGGTGGTGCCCTGCACACGGTTCGTGATTTTGCGAGTCAGACCAAGCTGCTTGCGCTTAATGCATCCATAGAGGCAGCACATGCAGGAGAACACGGCAAAGGTTTTGCGGTTGTGGCGGATGAAGTTCGGAAGCTTGCAGAGGCCTCAAGCACATCCATGGAACGGATCTCCGACTTGTTGCTTCGTATTCAACAAGAATCACAACAGATTGGCTCACAGATGGGGGTTACTGCAACCGAGATTGGACAAGGGGTTACAATTACCGCAGAAGCGGAGCAAGCTTTCGCCCATGTGGTTGATGCGTTCCAACTGGTGACCCGTCGCATTCAGGAAGTCTCCGCTGCTGCAGAGGAAATCTCGGCAGGATCGGAAGAGGCCGCTGCCTCCGTCAATACGATCTCGCAGATATCAGCCGGGGTGTCGGATCATTCGGATGAAATCTATCGCTTGATGCGTGAACAGTCGGCCATGTTCAACAGGGTGGCGCAGACCTCCACCATGCTGGAGCAGCAGACGAACGAGATGAGTGAAGCCGTACGTAAAGTGAAAGTATAG
- a CDS encoding amino acid permease, whose protein sequence is MAQTEGTLQKKLKPRHISFMAMGGVIGTGIFKGSAETIGIAGPGVIVTYIFAGLLLLVVMAAMAEMATVYKNKNMKDFVQEAFGSRVSFVMGWMYCFLWLSVCVIEMIAAGSFLQYWFAEVPLWMLSLACAAFIILVNLLSVGVFGEFEFWLAGIKIAMIIIFIFLGAGLIFGIIPSDNTPYLQNYTQTGGFFPNGWSSIFSALLVVMFSYGGSELIGLTLTETENAEKVMPKIVGNFMLRIILFFTLPILIICGLIPWNEIGPESSPFVQVLASTGLPGAAHIMNFILVTAVLSAANSGIYGASRMMHSMAVGGEAPKALSQTNRNGSPVNTLLVCSVVLLGGSLLGLFAQDQLFRVLLAVPGFVVILVWICIASSQLKLRKRYPVQPTFKVWGFPYITGVVVLCLSVIAVMFVFDEGNRFSISICLAVLALLIIWSLIRFRRTNG, encoded by the coding sequence TTGGCTCAGACAGAAGGAACATTACAGAAGAAGCTTAAACCAAGACACATCAGTTTTATGGCTATGGGTGGTGTCATTGGAACAGGGATTTTCAAAGGTAGCGCAGAGACGATTGGAATCGCAGGTCCGGGCGTGATTGTCACGTACATTTTTGCCGGATTATTGCTGCTGGTTGTTATGGCCGCGATGGCGGAGATGGCTACGGTGTACAAGAACAAAAATATGAAAGACTTCGTGCAGGAGGCATTTGGTAGCCGAGTATCCTTTGTTATGGGATGGATGTATTGCTTTCTGTGGTTATCGGTATGTGTCATTGAGATGATTGCTGCCGGGAGTTTTTTGCAGTATTGGTTCGCGGAAGTACCGCTGTGGATGCTGAGTCTGGCTTGTGCGGCGTTCATTATACTCGTTAATCTGTTAAGTGTAGGTGTGTTCGGGGAATTTGAGTTTTGGCTGGCCGGGATCAAAATTGCCATGATCATTATTTTTATCTTCCTGGGTGCAGGGTTGATCTTTGGTATTATCCCAAGTGATAACACGCCATATCTGCAGAATTATACGCAAACAGGAGGCTTCTTCCCGAACGGATGGTCATCGATCTTCTCGGCACTGCTTGTGGTTATGTTCTCTTACGGGGGATCGGAGCTGATTGGTCTGACCCTGACCGAGACGGAAAATGCAGAAAAAGTTATGCCCAAAATCGTGGGCAATTTCATGCTCAGAATTATTCTGTTCTTCACCTTGCCGATTCTCATCATCTGTGGTCTTATCCCATGGAATGAAATTGGGCCGGAGAGCAGTCCGTTTGTACAGGTGCTTGCCTCTACAGGTTTGCCGGGAGCAGCACACATAATGAACTTTATTTTGGTGACGGCAGTTCTATCTGCTGCGAATTCAGGGATTTATGGTGCATCCCGGATGATGCACTCCATGGCAGTGGGCGGGGAAGCTCCGAAGGCATTGTCACAGACGAATCGCAACGGTAGCCCTGTTAACACACTTCTGGTGTGCTCAGTAGTTTTGCTCGGAGGTTCCTTGCTTGGTTTGTTCGCGCAGGATCAACTGTTCCGTGTATTGCTCGCAGTTCCGGGGTTTGTCGTAATCCTTGTGTGGATATGTATTGCCTCATCACAGTTGAAACTGCGGAAGAGATATCCGGTTCAACCGACCTTCAAAGTATGGGGATTCCCTTACATAACCGGAGTCGTTGTACTATGTCTTAGTGTGATTGCGGTGATGTTTGTGTTTGATGAAGGTAATCGGTTCAGCATTAGCATCTGTCTTGCCGTGCTTGCGTTGCTGATTATCTGGTCCCTGATTCGATTCAGGAGGACAAATGGGTAG
- a CDS encoding 2,3-butanediol dehydrogenase: MKAAVWYAHKDVRVEEREVPVAQAGQVKIKVEYAGICGSDLHAYHHGVGIQEGENHPLSGQKAPLTLGHEFAGTVSEMGSNVSGISVGDRVVVEPLYHCGKCEYCIQGRYNQCTQFGFVGLNGDGGFAEYVVVEAYMVHPIPDNVSFEEGALVEPTAVAFHAVRHSKLKVGNKVAVYGAGPIGLLTILSAKAAGASEIYAVDVFEERLDLAAKLGAIPVNSAKVNETEVILQQSGGIDVAYEAAGVQPTMDSAIAVVKKGGEVVVIAAIPNPLQVNFFDLLVKEANLTATLAYRHIFPEVISLIAEGSLDVKQVITKKIKLDDIVQEGLELLMSDKSHAKILVEIGG, encoded by the coding sequence ATGAAAGCAGCAGTATGGTATGCCCATAAAGACGTGCGTGTGGAAGAACGGGAGGTTCCGGTCGCTCAAGCGGGTCAGGTCAAAATCAAAGTGGAATATGCAGGGATCTGCGGCAGTGACTTACATGCCTATCATCATGGTGTGGGCATTCAAGAAGGTGAGAATCATCCGCTCTCAGGACAGAAAGCACCGCTGACATTGGGTCATGAATTTGCAGGAACCGTGAGTGAAATGGGGAGTAATGTAAGCGGTATCAGTGTAGGGGATCGAGTCGTGGTAGAGCCCTTGTACCATTGTGGAAAATGCGAGTACTGTATCCAGGGTCGCTATAACCAATGTACTCAATTTGGATTTGTTGGACTGAATGGTGACGGTGGTTTTGCGGAGTATGTTGTTGTTGAAGCATACATGGTTCATCCCATACCGGATAACGTATCTTTCGAAGAAGGCGCGCTCGTAGAGCCTACAGCCGTAGCCTTTCACGCGGTTCGTCACAGCAAGTTGAAAGTGGGGAATAAAGTAGCCGTATACGGAGCAGGTCCAATTGGACTACTGACCATTCTGTCTGCCAAAGCAGCAGGAGCCTCTGAAATCTATGCAGTTGATGTATTTGAGGAACGTTTGGACTTGGCAGCCAAGCTGGGAGCGATTCCCGTGAACAGTGCCAAAGTCAATGAAACCGAGGTGATCTTGCAACAATCGGGTGGCATTGATGTGGCTTATGAAGCAGCCGGTGTGCAACCAACGATGGATAGCGCCATTGCGGTTGTCAAAAAAGGCGGAGAAGTTGTTGTCATCGCTGCGATTCCCAATCCGCTTCAAGTGAATTTCTTCGATCTTCTGGTCAAAGAAGCGAATCTAACGGCAACGCTGGCATATCGCCACATTTTCCCTGAAGTGATTTCATTGATTGCTGAAGGGTCGCTCGATGTGAAACAGGTTATCACCAAGAAAATCAAACTGGACGACATCGTGCAGGAAGGACTTGAGCTGTTGATGAGCGACAAGAGCCATGCGAAGATTTTGGTGGAGATTGGCGGCTAA
- a CDS encoding GNAT family N-acetyltransferase yields MTTAAVTIHPATEADHPEIVDILVASYAEYRETFEQNERWEAYLKDIRESVVNPYLTQLWIAKIDDQIVGTVQLFETARKAYPNFELPIDYPFIRLLGVDPKWRGHGIARVLLQQCVDSAKEMGKNTVYLYTGGQMVNAIRLYERFGFTEDKEFSSESSEGKAICYRYDS; encoded by the coding sequence ATGACAACGGCTGCCGTTACGATTCATCCTGCCACAGAAGCAGACCATCCAGAGATTGTAGATATCCTTGTTGCAAGTTATGCCGAGTATCGGGAGACTTTTGAGCAAAATGAACGATGGGAGGCCTACCTAAAAGATATTCGAGAGTCTGTGGTTAATCCGTACCTGACGCAATTATGGATCGCGAAGATTGATGATCAGATTGTTGGTACAGTCCAATTATTTGAAACAGCACGCAAGGCTTATCCAAACTTTGAATTGCCAATCGATTATCCGTTTATTCGGCTGCTTGGTGTTGATCCAAAATGGAGAGGTCACGGGATTGCCAGAGTATTGCTGCAGCAATGCGTAGATTCTGCCAAAGAAATGGGCAAAAATACGGTGTATTTATATACGGGCGGTCAGATGGTCAATGCCATCCGTTTATATGAGCGTTTTGGATTTACAGAGGATAAGGAATTCAGCTCCGAGAGTAGCGAGGGCAAGGCGATCTGTTACCGTTATGATTCCTAG
- a CDS encoding LysR family transcriptional regulator, with protein MNLEQLEYVVEIAKTQSFSAASEHLHVTQSAISQSVHRLEKELGIILFERSRQGTHPTPEGKQFIAKALDILQRIDELKSLNAEASSLSGELHVATFPSVMPYLVQSAAEMKREHPQLNISIEEKGSMEIIEDIRNNKTHLGFIAIYAKQLREFDGLHFSPMYSGKLVVGTHHLSELAKHSRVTPDQLKEHKLALYRDGFIEDFIKEFTFDHGPLSILFKTNNSEAINMVLKNDIAATIGHDFSFHQNPLWKEGLVKMVEIAGIDQPKMQIGFVQTESKEAAVAAERFARRFRQAIELDHLKV; from the coding sequence ATGAATCTGGAACAGCTCGAATATGTCGTTGAAATTGCAAAAACGCAATCATTCTCCGCCGCCTCGGAGCATCTGCATGTTACACAATCGGCGATCAGCCAATCGGTTCATCGTCTGGAGAAAGAATTGGGTATCATCCTGTTCGAACGCTCGCGGCAGGGAACTCACCCCACTCCCGAAGGCAAACAATTCATTGCCAAGGCACTGGACATTTTACAGCGGATTGATGAATTGAAATCCCTGAACGCCGAAGCCTCCTCTCTTAGCGGAGAGCTTCATGTGGCTACTTTTCCAAGTGTCATGCCCTATCTTGTCCAGTCTGCTGCGGAAATGAAGCGTGAGCACCCGCAACTTAACATCTCCATTGAAGAGAAAGGGTCCATGGAAATTATCGAGGATATTCGCAATAACAAAACCCATCTGGGCTTTATCGCGATCTACGCCAAACAATTGCGGGAATTCGATGGACTTCACTTCAGTCCCATGTACTCGGGCAAGTTGGTAGTTGGTACTCATCACCTGTCTGAACTTGCCAAACACAGCCGCGTTACACCGGATCAATTAAAAGAACACAAACTGGCACTGTATCGAGATGGTTTCATCGAAGACTTCATCAAGGAATTCACCTTTGATCATGGACCTCTGTCCATTCTGTTCAAAACAAATAATTCAGAAGCCATCAACATGGTGTTAAAAAACGATATTGCCGCCACGATTGGTCACGACTTTTCCTTTCACCAAAATCCCTTATGGAAAGAAGGTCTGGTGAAGATGGTAGAGATCGCTGGAATCGATCAACCCAAGATGCAAATTGGCTTCGTACAGACGGAGTCCAAGGAGGCCGCCGTAGCCGCAGAACGATTCGCCCGACGCTTCAGACAGGCGATAGAGCTGGATCATTTAAAAGTTTAA
- a CDS encoding antibiotic biosynthesis monooxygenase, with protein sequence MMSTTNKLVVLNIRFKIKPGKKETFRDNLFAMISNFKSEPTFINAIVSDDLDHSDDLVVYEIWQGTRESWIQNELTKPYRAEYEGALTNLIDDRIVSWLEPVGEWGSTLTNVRR encoded by the coding sequence ATGATGTCAACAACCAACAAACTAGTCGTTCTCAATATCCGTTTCAAAATTAAGCCCGGTAAGAAAGAAACTTTCCGTGACAATCTATTCGCGATGATTAGCAATTTCAAAAGTGAACCCACTTTTATTAATGCGATCGTCTCCGATGATCTTGATCATTCTGATGATCTGGTGGTCTATGAAATCTGGCAAGGAACAAGAGAAAGTTGGATTCAAAATGAACTCACTAAACCTTATCGTGCTGAGTATGAAGGTGCGCTTACCAACCTCATTGATGATAGAATCGTAAGCTGGCTTGAACCAGTCGGTGAATGGGGTAGTACACTGACGAATGTAAGACGGTAA
- a CDS encoding SDR family oxidoreductase → MGKILITGATGNLGSRTLELLLKKVPSNQVAILVRNPESDKVARFIKEGVEAHQGDYFDYNSLLQAFDGVEKVMLISAVAFTDRNTQHFNVIAAAKQAGVKQVIFTSIIRKENSNLILPEVTMSDLFAEQTLKASGLDYTILRNPPYLEVINSFSGDALKFGGVRVPKGSGKVSAASLDDLAAANVAVLTENGHENKSYTLSGSEGSSFEDIAAALSEISEINVPYEAISENEYIDTMVANGLPDHMTDFLLGWMRAINTGEFSETSGDLERLIGRKPMSYKEFFKIKSPFSKVED, encoded by the coding sequence ATGGGGAAAATACTTATTACTGGAGCAACAGGTAATCTCGGAAGCAGAACGCTAGAACTTCTTCTCAAAAAAGTTCCGTCAAATCAGGTCGCTATATTAGTCCGTAATCCGGAATCTGATAAAGTGGCAAGATTTATTAAAGAAGGTGTGGAAGCCCACCAGGGCGACTATTTTGATTATAACTCTCTTCTACAAGCTTTTGATGGTGTTGAAAAAGTGATGCTCATTTCCGCGGTAGCATTTACCGATCGCAATACACAACATTTCAACGTCATCGCTGCTGCAAAGCAGGCTGGGGTTAAGCAAGTGATCTTCACGTCGATCATACGAAAAGAAAATTCAAATCTAATTTTGCCCGAAGTAACGATGTCAGACTTATTTGCTGAACAAACGCTTAAAGCATCCGGATTAGACTATACAATCCTGCGGAATCCACCATATCTTGAAGTCATAAATTCGTTCTCTGGAGATGCACTTAAATTTGGAGGTGTGCGAGTACCAAAGGGTTCCGGTAAAGTATCCGCTGCATCTCTGGATGATTTGGCGGCAGCCAACGTAGCCGTTCTCACCGAAAACGGACACGAAAATAAGTCATATACTCTAAGTGGCAGTGAGGGAAGCTCTTTCGAAGACATTGCTGCAGCCCTATCGGAGATTAGTGAGATTAATGTCCCTTACGAGGCAATTAGCGAAAATGAATATATAGACACTATGGTAGCGAATGGCTTACCTGATCATATGACTGATTTCTTATTAGGTTGGATGCGGGCAATCAACACTGGAGAATTCTCGGAAACGTCTGGAGATCTTGAACGTCTGATTGGCCGAAAACCAATGTCATATAAGGAATTCTTTAAAATCAAATCTCCGTTTTCTAAAGTTGAAGATTGA